From the genome of Amycolatopsis sp. NBC_01488, one region includes:
- a CDS encoding FAD-binding oxidoreductase has translation MTTTALPHEELAATLRGSLITPADPGYDEARAVYNAMIDKQPAAIAYCRDAADVVTCVRYGRAQGLDLAVRGGGHNAGGLGVADGALVIDLSGLRSTTVDPVNHTVRADAGCTWGDVDHATVAFGMATPSGIVGSTGVAGLTLGGGIGYLARRFGLTVDNLLGADVVLADGSFVHADAASHPDLFWALRGGGGNFGVVTSFTFRCHDIGKHGTIIGGPVLYDLGDTPDVLRWYRELLPSLPEELNGWFGLLTIPPAPPFPEELWGRKACGIVWCYTGSHDKADEVLAPVRSFGTPLLVGLQEMPYTALQGAFDALYPPGLQWYWRADVFHEISDAAIDIHVKHGEALPTMHSSMHLYPIDGAASRVAPDATAFPHRSGGWSGVIVGVDPSPAQASAIAEWTRSYWEDLHPTSAGGAYVNFMMEEGQERVRASYQGNYDRLAAVKRRYDPENVFHVNQNIRPA, from the coding sequence ATGACCACCACCGCTTTGCCGCACGAGGAGCTGGCCGCCACCCTGCGCGGCAGCCTGATCACGCCTGCCGACCCGGGCTACGACGAGGCCCGCGCCGTCTACAACGCCATGATCGACAAGCAACCGGCGGCGATCGCCTACTGCCGCGACGCCGCCGACGTCGTCACCTGCGTCCGCTACGGGCGTGCCCAGGGCCTGGACCTCGCCGTGCGCGGCGGCGGCCACAACGCGGGCGGCCTCGGCGTCGCCGACGGCGCACTGGTGATCGACCTGTCCGGGCTGCGCAGCACGACCGTCGACCCGGTGAACCACACCGTCCGCGCCGACGCCGGGTGCACCTGGGGCGACGTCGACCACGCGACGGTCGCGTTCGGCATGGCGACGCCGTCGGGCATCGTCGGGTCCACGGGGGTCGCGGGCCTGACGCTCGGCGGCGGCATCGGCTACCTGGCGCGGCGGTTCGGCCTGACGGTCGACAACCTGCTGGGCGCGGACGTCGTGCTCGCGGACGGCTCGTTCGTGCACGCCGACGCGGCTTCGCACCCCGACCTGTTCTGGGCCCTGCGCGGCGGCGGGGGCAACTTCGGCGTCGTCACGTCGTTCACGTTCCGCTGCCACGACATCGGCAAGCACGGCACGATCATCGGCGGTCCGGTGCTGTACGACCTGGGCGACACCCCGGACGTGCTGCGCTGGTACCGCGAGCTGCTGCCGTCGCTGCCCGAGGAGCTGAACGGCTGGTTCGGCCTGCTGACGATCCCGCCGGCACCGCCGTTCCCGGAGGAGCTGTGGGGCCGCAAGGCGTGCGGGATCGTCTGGTGCTACACGGGTTCACACGACAAGGCGGACGAAGTGCTGGCGCCGGTCCGCTCGTTCGGCACGCCGCTGCTGGTGGGCCTGCAGGAGATGCCGTACACGGCGCTGCAGGGCGCGTTCGACGCGCTGTACCCGCCCGGGCTGCAGTGGTACTGGCGCGCGGACGTGTTCCACGAGATCTCCGACGCGGCGATCGACATCCACGTCAAGCACGGCGAAGCGTTGCCGACGATGCACTCGTCGATGCACCTGTACCCGATCGACGGAGCGGCGAGCCGGGTCGCTCCGGACGCGACGGCCTTCCCGCACCGTTCCGGTGGGTGGTCGGGAGTGATCGTCGGGGTGGATCCGTCCCCGGCGCAGGCGTCGGCGATCGCGGAGTGGACGCGGTCCTATTGGGAGGACCTGCACCCGACTTCGGCCGGCGGCGCGTACGTCAACTTCATGATGGAGGAGGGCCAGGAGCGGGTGCGCGCCTCGTACCAGGGCAACTACGACCGGCTGGCGGCGGTGAAGCGGCGGTACGACCCGGAGAACGTGTTCCACGTCAACCAGAACATCCGCCCGGCATGA
- a CDS encoding glutamine synthetase — MTAFARPAGPRSLAARQAAASAGASVLRGVLAEEGTRLLLLVPDPHARFAAVELAAPFAASALTDGYGVCSYVFAWTPSRDPLPASGALGGYVEGFGDLRMRPDAASAVCLGDRTWAVVCDAEWPSGQVAELAPREVLRSQLAALEGLGLVPSVGIEHEVVFLDSSGAPLTRHGVDYALGGTERLAPLLADLRLSLDEAGLGVESARAECHPGQYEVVLRHRDALAACDDVLLQQVIVRRVAARHAVVPSYLAAPAPGQGNSGHVHLSLSTVDGSPPDLLGGFLAGVLREARALTAVWAPTWNSYVRLRTAPFSPHEVRWGHDDRTASVRVAGPPSEPRLEFRFAGADAQPHLVVAALLAAGRFGLEEGLAPPEPGLLVDRLATSPWEALSSMDRVADLLGPDVAAQLTALLTEEIESGLDAVTDWQRERGALRS; from the coding sequence GTGACGGCGTTCGCCCGCCCGGCCGGGCCGCGGTCGCTGGCGGCGCGGCAGGCGGCGGCGTCCGCGGGCGCTTCGGTCCTGCGAGGTGTCCTGGCCGAGGAGGGCACGCGGCTGCTCCTGCTGGTACCGGATCCGCACGCGCGCTTCGCCGCGGTCGAGCTGGCGGCGCCGTTCGCCGCTTCGGCGCTGACCGACGGCTACGGCGTGTGCAGCTACGTCTTCGCGTGGACGCCGTCGCGTGACCCGCTCCCGGCGTCCGGCGCGCTCGGCGGGTACGTCGAAGGCTTCGGCGACCTGCGGATGCGCCCGGACGCGGCGTCGGCGGTGTGCCTGGGCGACCGGACGTGGGCGGTGGTGTGCGACGCGGAATGGCCCTCCGGTCAGGTCGCGGAGCTGGCGCCGCGTGAGGTGCTGCGCTCGCAGCTGGCGGCGTTGGAGGGCCTCGGGCTGGTGCCGTCGGTGGGCATCGAGCACGAGGTGGTGTTCCTCGATTCCTCCGGTGCGCCGCTGACGCGGCACGGGGTCGACTACGCACTCGGCGGCACCGAACGGCTGGCGCCGCTGCTCGCGGATCTGCGGCTTTCCCTCGACGAGGCGGGCCTCGGCGTCGAGTCGGCGCGCGCGGAGTGTCACCCGGGCCAGTACGAGGTGGTGCTGCGCCACCGCGACGCGCTGGCCGCGTGCGACGACGTCCTGCTGCAGCAGGTGATCGTGCGCCGGGTCGCGGCTCGTCACGCTGTCGTACCTTCGTACCTGGCCGCTCCCGCGCCAGGGCAGGGCAATTCCGGGCACGTGCACCTGTCGCTGTCCACAGTGGACGGATCGCCGCCGGACCTGCTGGGCGGCTTCCTGGCCGGGGTGCTGCGCGAGGCGCGGGCGCTGACGGCGGTGTGGGCGCCGACGTGGAACAGCTACGTCCGCCTGCGGACAGCGCCGTTTTCGCCGCACGAGGTGCGCTGGGGCCACGACGACCGGACGGCTTCGGTGCGCGTGGCGGGGCCGCCGTCGGAGCCCCGCCTGGAGTTCCGCTTCGCCGGCGCCGACGCTCAGCCGCATCTGGTGGTGGCGGCCCTGCTCGCGGCCGGGCGGTTCGGGTTGGAAGAAGGACTGGCGCCGCCCGAGCCGGGGTTGTTGGTCGACCGGCTGGCGACCTCGCCGTGGGAGGCGCTGTCGTCGATGGACCGGGTGGCGGACCTGCTGGGTCCGGACGTCGCGGCCCAGCTGACGGCGTTGCTGACCGAGGAGATCGAGTCGGGCCTGGACGCGGTCACCGACTGGCAGCGCGAGCGCGGCGCCCTCCGCTCCTGA
- a CDS encoding IucA/IucC family protein: MTLDEAAAWRAAGALIVHKMLGELSYEHLLEPVADGDGYRLELPGDVVYTFEARRGAFEAWTVVPGSALRAGQPATDPRTLVVDAREVLGLSGLRLADVLAELTATVANEAARLRDAPTAADLSTMDYNVADGHLTGHPRLVLNKGRVGFSARDRAHYAPEAGAELRLRWFAVHPSHAEFRCVGELTRDALLDAELGAQRAEFAARAPEDYVWVPVHPWQADEILGTLYAAELATGVMVDLGESADAYRPHQTVRTLANASAPGRHDVKTAVSVRNTLVYRGLNSAATLAGPSVTSWLRRISAADPLVSEKYRFGLLGEVASVSVKHPLFGHIEELPYRFHETLGALWREPLVAQLAEGERAISFAALPYRGPDGVSMLSHLVGGGDAEAWLTRLFDLLLTPLLQWLLRHGVGFCPHGQNLVLVVDAAGIPQRVLIKDFAQGVDLLDEQLESYESLPPEAAADMLRWPAHLLAQSLFSSVFSGQFRFWAEVLLDELGLPRARFWVPVREVVGRYRDENPDVAARFDACRLFAPDVERVTLNREHFAGQGFDKVERDDEFDVRWGRVPNPLHAPDPGGAW, translated from the coding sequence GTGACCCTCGACGAGGCGGCCGCCTGGCGCGCGGCCGGTGCCCTGATCGTGCACAAGATGCTCGGGGAGCTGTCCTACGAGCACCTGCTGGAGCCGGTCGCCGACGGCGACGGGTACCGCCTGGAGCTGCCGGGCGACGTCGTCTACACCTTCGAGGCCCGGCGCGGCGCGTTCGAGGCGTGGACGGTCGTGCCGGGCAGTGCGCTCCGGGCCGGGCAGCCGGCCACCGACCCGCGCACGCTCGTCGTCGACGCGCGGGAAGTACTGGGGCTCAGCGGGCTGCGCCTCGCGGACGTCCTGGCCGAGCTGACCGCGACGGTCGCCAACGAGGCCGCCCGCCTGCGCGACGCCCCGACCGCCGCCGACTTGTCCACAATGGACTACAATGTGGCCGACGGGCACCTCACCGGCCACCCGCGGCTGGTGCTCAACAAGGGCCGCGTCGGGTTCTCCGCGCGCGACCGCGCCCACTACGCGCCGGAAGCCGGGGCCGAGCTGCGGCTGCGCTGGTTCGCCGTCCACCCTTCGCACGCCGAATTCCGGTGCGTCGGCGAGCTGACCCGCGACGCCCTGCTGGACGCCGAACTCGGCGCGCAGCGGGCGGAGTTCGCCGCGCGAGCGCCGGAGGACTACGTCTGGGTGCCCGTCCACCCTTGGCAGGCCGACGAAATCCTCGGCACGCTCTACGCCGCCGAACTCGCCACCGGAGTCATGGTCGACCTGGGGGAGAGTGCCGACGCGTACCGTCCACACCAGACGGTCCGGACCCTGGCGAACGCCAGCGCGCCGGGCCGCCACGACGTCAAGACCGCCGTCTCGGTGCGGAACACGCTCGTTTACCGCGGGCTGAACTCGGCGGCGACGCTCGCCGGGCCGTCGGTGACGTCGTGGCTGCGCCGGATCAGTGCCGCCGACCCGCTGGTGAGCGAAAAGTACCGATTCGGGCTGCTCGGCGAGGTTGCGAGCGTGTCGGTGAAGCACCCGCTGTTCGGGCACATCGAGGAACTGCCCTACCGGTTCCACGAAACGCTGGGCGCGTTGTGGCGCGAGCCGCTCGTCGCGCAATTGGCCGAGGGCGAGCGCGCGATCTCGTTCGCTGCCTTGCCCTACCGCGGCCCCGACGGCGTCTCGATGCTGTCACACCTGGTCGGCGGCGGCGACGCCGAAGCGTGGCTGACGCGGCTGTTCGACCTGCTGCTGACGCCGTTGCTGCAGTGGTTGCTGCGGCACGGCGTCGGGTTCTGCCCGCACGGCCAGAACCTCGTCCTGGTCGTCGACGCCGCGGGCATCCCGCAGCGGGTGCTGATCAAGGACTTCGCGCAGGGCGTCGACCTGCTCGACGAGCAGCTGGAAAGCTACGAGTCGCTCCCGCCCGAAGCGGCGGCGGACATGCTGCGCTGGCCCGCGCACCTGCTGGCCCAGTCGCTGTTCAGCTCGGTGTTCTCCGGGCAGTTCCGGTTCTGGGCCGAGGTCCTGCTCGACGAGCTGGGCCTGCCGCGGGCGCGGTTCTGGGTGCCGGTGCGGGAGGTCGTCGGCCGCTACCGCGACGAGAACCCGGACGTGGCCGCGCGGTTCGACGCGTGCCGGCTGTTCGCGCCGGACGTCGAGCGCGTCACGCTCAACCGGGAGCACTTCGCCGGCCAGGGCTTCGACAAGGTGGAGCGCGACGACGAGTTCGACGTCCGCTGGGGCCGCGTGCCGAACCCGCTGCACGCCCCGGATCCCGGCGGCGCGTGGTGA
- a CDS encoding lysine N(6)-hydroxylase/L-ornithine N(5)-oxygenase family protein has translation MKRHHLAGIGIGPFNLSLAALAAPVDGLDAVFFDARPEFRWHPGLLVEGATLQVPFLADLVTLVDPTSPFSFLNYLRDRGRLLPFYFAERFHPPRVEYDDYGRWAAARLPSCRFGHEVTGIRWVADAFELTITGAEPVLADNVVLGVGSVPTVPEPLRALVEDPGVLALHSADYLAHREELLAAESVTVVGSGQSGAEVVLDLLRARSTVDGLRWLARTPAFAPMEYSKLGLEQFTPDYTTYFHGLPEPVRDRLLPAQWQLYKGIDTETIGAIHDELYRRSITGPPGAVLTPGVEVVTSSTVDGRIELGVRQEQQGRDGTLRTAAVVAATGYAETPTGPLLAGLGDAVRRDARGRLEVGPDYRVALDVPGPLFVQNAERHTHGPGAPDLGLGAWRAAVILNAVCGKTVHDLPDRTAFTTFGLEDQ, from the coding sequence GTGAAGCGCCACCACCTGGCGGGCATCGGAATCGGGCCGTTCAACCTCTCGCTCGCGGCGCTGGCCGCCCCGGTCGACGGCCTCGACGCGGTGTTCTTCGACGCCCGCCCGGAGTTCCGCTGGCACCCCGGCCTGCTCGTCGAGGGCGCGACGCTGCAGGTGCCGTTCCTGGCCGACCTGGTGACGCTGGTCGACCCGACCAGCCCGTTCTCCTTCCTCAACTACCTGCGCGACCGCGGCCGGCTGCTGCCGTTCTACTTCGCCGAACGCTTCCACCCGCCGCGCGTCGAGTACGACGACTACGGCCGGTGGGCCGCGGCGCGGCTGCCGTCGTGCCGGTTCGGCCACGAGGTCACCGGCATCCGCTGGGTGGCCGACGCCTTCGAGCTGACGATCACCGGTGCCGAGCCGGTCCTGGCGGACAACGTGGTGCTCGGCGTCGGCTCCGTGCCGACGGTGCCGGAACCGCTGCGCGCCCTGGTCGAGGATCCCGGCGTCCTCGCGCTGCACTCGGCCGATTACCTGGCACACCGGGAAGAACTCCTCGCCGCCGAGAGCGTGACGGTCGTCGGATCCGGGCAGTCGGGGGCCGAGGTGGTCCTCGACCTGCTGCGCGCGAGGTCCACTGTAGACGGTCTGCGCTGGCTCGCGCGGACCCCCGCGTTCGCGCCGATGGAGTACTCGAAACTCGGGCTGGAGCAGTTCACCCCGGACTACACGACGTACTTTCACGGCCTGCCGGAACCCGTCCGCGACCGCCTCCTGCCCGCGCAGTGGCAGCTGTACAAAGGCATCGACACCGAGACGATCGGCGCGATCCACGACGAGCTGTACCGCCGCAGCATCACCGGCCCGCCGGGCGCGGTGCTGACCCCGGGCGTCGAAGTCGTCACGTCGTCCACTGTGGATGGTCGGATCGAGCTGGGGGTAAGGCAGGAGCAGCAAGGCCGCGACGGCACCCTGCGTACCGCCGCCGTCGTCGCGGCCACCGGCTACGCGGAGACGCCGACCGGGCCGCTGCTGGCCGGGCTCGGCGACGCCGTCCGCCGTGACGCGCGCGGCCGCCTGGAGGTTGGGCCGGACTACCGCGTCGCCCTCGACGTGCCGGGCCCGCTGTTCGTGCAGAACGCCGAACGGCACACCCACGGCCCCGGCGCGCCCGACCTCGGCCTGGGTGCCTGGCGCGCGGCCGTGATCCTCAACGCCGTGTGCGGCAAGACCGTGCACGACCTGCCCGACCGCACCGCCTTCACCACGTTCGGCCTGGAGGACCAGTGA